A stretch of DNA from Bacillota bacterium:
ATACCGATTTAAGGAGAGCAAAAAACAACAAGACATCACCCAAGCTAACTAAACAACAAAAATTTTTGCCTTGGGGTGGTCAAATTTTTGATTATCGTGGTGGTCAACTATTTGATTGACATTAGCACCCCCCTGCAACTAAGATGTTCATAAATGAACGCCCCTTTCGAGATGGGAGAGAAGAAATCTTATCCGCCTAAAGTTATATCCTGTTCCTCATACCAGCGCAGTGCCTGGAATAAATGTTCGGCTTCGTAATCAGGCCATAATTCTTCAACAACGTAAAAATCAGCATAAACCGTTTGCACGGGGAGAAAGCCACTTAATCTTCGCCTATTGCCCCAGCGAATTAACAAATCAATGCGCGAGATTTCGGCCGAACCCAGATGTTTAACCAGGGCATTTTTCAATGGCATCCCTTTTTGGACTTGCTGAAGGGCTTTGCCAATATCCCATTGCCAGCTGTAATTAACGAGAAAATTGATCCGCATCAAGCCTTTGCCAAACTTCACTCTTTTTGTAAACGGAAGTAGATCTTTGGGAAACATCGGCGAGTCAGTATTACCAACAACAAGTAAATCGGCATCGTGATTGGCCAGTTTCATCACCGCTTCCACACAAGCCCGCTGAAAGGCTAATCTTTGTGCCAGAGGACGCTTGGTGTTATCCTGCGTGAAACCATAAAAAGTCATCTCCTTGACGCCAATTTCCAGGCAGTGTCGATAAAGCTCAAAGCCGGGGTCGATACCATAAGCGTAGCCAGCTTCTTTCGGGTATCCATTTCGTTCCGCCCATCTTCTGTTCCCGTCAGGAATGATCCCGATGTGCCGAGGTATTCTTTGAAATCCAGGAAAGCTTTTTACTTTTTCCATAGTGATCCTCCTCAAGTTAACTATGGAAATATGCTTTCCTTTTCGGGGTGGAACTATACATGTTATATCAGAAGTAACAGCGTCACTCATCTCGATTTGCTGGTCGCGAGCAATCGGGAATCGGTGATCGATTTCGTTGGAATACGGAGGTGGTCTTGTTTAATCTAAATATGGACAATTTTCAAAATTAATTAATGAGGAATCTTTTCGTGGATCTAGCCGCATCCTACTGTTTACTATTGGATTTAGCGTATACAAGCAGGTGGGAGGGGGCTTACATAAACTTCAGCCAAATAAACACACCTCCCTTATCCATATAGCTTTTTAGAGATAGCATCAAAGAGTTCCCAAAGGTCTGTGTCTCTTAGATCCTCAGGTTTCATTTGTGATGCAATTTTGGGACCATCACGTGTTTGATTGTATCCTAGCGGTTTCAACACTAATTCTTTTATGTTTGCGAACGGGCCAACTTGGTCAAGGTTAATTTCCCCTTTAAAAACGGCTTTGATTGCTTCTATGTTAAAATAATTCTCAATTTCTCTCCGGCATGTCACCGTTAGAGGTACGTTCAAATTCTCGCACAATTTTTTGAATTCCTTTTTTACATTAGCATTTTTAGGTCCAAAATTCTGTCCTTCTTCCTCCCGATCGCTATCTATTAACACCCATATCCCCACATTCTTTTTCAATCCGG
This window harbors:
- a CDS encoding undecaprenyl diphosphate synthase family protein encodes the protein MEKVKSFPGFQRIPRHIGIIPDGNRRWAERNGYPKEAGYAYGIDPGFELYRHCLEIGVKEMTFYGFTQDNTKRPLAQRLAFQRACVEAVMKLANHDADLLVVGNTDSPMFPKDLLPFTKRVKFGKGLMRINFLVNYSWQWDIGKALQQVQKGMPLKNALVKHLGSAEISRIDLLIRWGNRRRLSGFLPVQTVYADFYVVEELWPDYEAEHLFQALRWYEEQDITLGG